Proteins co-encoded in one Streptococcus pyogenes genomic window:
- the gltX gene encoding glutamate--tRNA ligase, with amino-acid sequence MSKPIRVRYAPSPTGLLHIGNARTALFNYLYARRHGGTFIIRIEDTDRKRHVEDGERSQLENLKWLGMDWDESPETHENYRQSERLALYQQYIDQLLAEGKAYKSYVTEEELAAERERQEAAGETPRYINEFIGMSADEKAKYIAEREAAGIVPTVRLAVNESGIYKWTDMVKGDIEFEGGNIGGDWVIQKKDGYPTYNFAVVVDDHDMQISHVIRGDDHIANTPKQLMVYEALGWEAPEFGHMTLIINSETGKKLSKRDTNTLQFIEDYRKKGYMPEAVFNFIALLGWNPGGEEEIFSREQLIALFDENRLSKSPAAFDQKKMDWMSNEYLKHADFETVYALCKPFLEEAGRLTEKAEKLVELYKPQLKSADEIIPLTDLFFSDFPELTEAEKEVMAGETVSTVLQAFKAKLEAMSDEDFKPENIFPQIKAVQKETGIKGKNLFMPIRIAVSGEMHGPELPNTIYLLGRDKSIEHIKNML; translated from the coding sequence ATGTCTAAACCAATTCGTGTGCGTTATGCACCAAGTCCAACAGGGCTTTTACATATCGGGAATGCCCGCACAGCCCTATTTAATTACCTTTATGCCCGTCGTCACGGAGGTACTTTTATCATTCGTATTGAAGATACTGACCGTAAACGTCATGTTGAAGATGGTGAACGTTCTCAACTTGAAAACCTAAAATGGTTAGGAATGGATTGGGATGAAAGCCCAGAAACGCATGAAAATTACCGCCAGTCTGAACGTCTAGCACTTTATCAACAATATATTGATCAATTGTTAGCTGAAGGAAAAGCCTACAAGTCTTACGTGACTGAGGAAGAATTGGCAGCAGAGCGTGAACGCCAAGAAGCAGCTGGCGAAACGCCTCGCTATATCAATGAATTTATTGGTATGTCAGCTGACGAAAAAGCTAAGTACATTGCTGAGCGTGAAGCAGCAGGTATCGTTCCAACAGTCCGTCTTGCTGTTAATGAGTCCGGTATTTACAAATGGACTGACATGGTTAAAGGCGATATCGAGTTTGAAGGTGGTAACATCGGTGGTGACTGGGTTATTCAAAAGAAAGATGGCTATCCAACTTATAACTTTGCCGTTGTTGTTGATGATCATGATATGCAAATTTCTCACGTTATCCGTGGCGATGACCATATTGCCAATACGCCAAAACAATTGATGGTCTATGAAGCTCTTGGCTGGGAAGCGCCAGAGTTTGGTCATATGACTCTTATCATCAATTCTGAAACGGGTAAAAAATTATCAAAACGCGACACCAATACCCTCCAATTCATTGAAGATTACCGCAAAAAAGGTTATATGCCTGAAGCTGTCTTTAACTTCATCGCCCTTCTTGGCTGGAATCCTGGCGGAGAAGAGGAAATCTTCTCTCGTGAGCAACTGATTGCCCTTTTTGATGAAAATCGCCTTAGCAAGTCGCCAGCTGCCTTTGACCAGAAGAAAATGGATTGGATGAGCAATGAGTATCTTAAACATGCGGATTTTGAAACAGTTTATGCCCTCTGCAAACCATTCCTTGAAGAGGCAGGCCGTTTGACAGAAAAAGCTGAGAAGCTAGTAGAATTATACAAACCTCAATTAAAATCTGCAGATGAGATTATTCCATTGACTGACCTTTTCTTTTCTGATTTCCCTGAATTAACAGAAGCCGAAAAAGAAGTGATGGCAGGTGAAACAGTTTCGACAGTCTTGCAAGCTTTCAAGGCTAAGTTGGAAGCTATGTCAGATGAAGACTTCAAACCAGAAAATATTTTCCCACAAATTAAGGCTGTTCAAAAAGAAACAGGAATCAAAGGGAAAAACCTCTTTATGCCTATTCGTATTGCAGTATCTGGTGAAATGCATGGCCCAGAATTACCAAATACGATTTATTTATTGGGACGTGATAAATCCATTGAGCACATCAAAAACATGCTATAA
- a CDS encoding sensor histidine kinase yields MANSEYMFLLLSIIVYYMTKIYIFSFLSDITLPVWKQLTILALALFFNQFPYLSPLLIDPLLFLVVLRQETKQLFSLKALFLAVAPSVLVDLLSRFMGTIVIPYLFLSSGIYLGHIIFDLLAYLLIFPSFAIINYMIGKDYKMICQSGYSKRSHNFYQTLLIFVLVYYVDIFVILGFTDPFLHFHHSLFVPTPYKLLFLMFILLLVYLLSYFNHSSKEYLKNELRREQQAYMTNLEIYGKHLEKLYRDVRAFQSDYLSRIERLGQAIKSESITQIQDIYAQTVHEANDYWDDKHYNISKLRKINISSIKSLLSAKIISAEKSGIDLNVEVPDNIKETYIPELDLLLLMSIFCDNAIEAALEAQQPHMSIAYFLLGDYQMFVVTNTTKKKVDINKIFEEGYSSKGSERGIGLSNAQRILKKYPYLSLRTKSFDKEFSQTLTMPKEEVDR; encoded by the coding sequence ATGGCTAATAGCGAATATATGTTTTTATTATTATCAATTATTGTCTATTATATGACAAAAATTTATATTTTTTCCTTTCTATCTGATATCACATTACCAGTTTGGAAACAACTAACGATTTTGGCTTTAGCCCTATTTTTCAATCAGTTCCCGTATTTGTCGCCATTGCTAATTGATCCTCTATTATTTTTAGTTGTTTTAAGGCAAGAAACCAAGCAATTATTTTCTTTGAAAGCTCTTTTTTTGGCTGTTGCACCTAGTGTTTTGGTGGATTTGCTATCTCGATTTATGGGTACAATCGTTATCCCCTATCTTTTTTTGTCGAGTGGTATTTATCTGGGTCATATTATCTTTGACTTGCTTGCTTATCTGCTGATTTTTCCAAGTTTTGCTATTATTAATTATATGATTGGAAAAGATTACAAGATGATATGCCAATCCGGATATTCGAAACGATCGCATAATTTCTATCAAACATTGCTGATTTTTGTTTTGGTTTATTATGTGGACATTTTTGTCATTTTAGGATTTACGGACCCCTTTTTACATTTTCATCATTCTCTTTTTGTTCCCACACCTTATAAGTTATTGTTTTTGATGTTTATACTTCTTTTAGTTTATCTTCTATCTTATTTTAATCATAGTTCTAAAGAATACCTTAAAAATGAGTTGAGAAGAGAACAACAAGCTTATATGACTAACTTAGAGATTTATGGGAAACATCTTGAGAAACTCTATCGAGATGTAAGAGCTTTTCAAAGTGATTACCTGAGCCGTATAGAGCGTTTAGGTCAAGCCATTAAGAGTGAATCCATTACTCAGATTCAAGATATTTATGCCCAAACGGTTCATGAAGCTAACGACTACTGGGATGATAAACACTATAATATCTCGAAGCTTAGGAAAATTAATATCTCATCGATTAAGAGCTTATTGTCAGCTAAAATTATCAGTGCGGAAAAATCAGGTATTGATTTGAATGTGGAAGTGCCAGATAATATAAAAGAGACTTACATTCCTGAGTTGGACTTACTATTGTTGATGTCTATTTTTTGTGATAACGCCATTGAGGCAGCTCTTGAAGCACAACAACCTCATATGTCAATTGCTTACTTTTTGTTAGGTGACTATCAGATGTTTGTTGTGACAAATACGACTAAAAAAAAGGTAGACATTAACAAGATCTTTGAAGAAGGCTATTCTTCAAAAGGTTCAGAACGTGGTATCGGCCTTTCTAATGCGCAGCGTATTCTCAAAAAGTATCCTTATTTATCCTTGCGGACTAAAAGTTTTGATAAGGAATTTAGCCAAACCTTGACCATGCCAAAGGAGGAGGTGGATAGATGA
- a CDS encoding sensor histidine kinase — protein MMVIYSMALFYATIFINSWVIFAKVSAIKLSWKRVSIIGISFVIANMIFDKVILIDQLFFIIVSLLSAPKKKLFEHMFNGFFTILIVELLFRVIGSFFLPAVLGFSIGQINNNLKLLELCYLFVLPIFYLFSYIFSIDLSLIRFISEDKMKKWVFWMNTAMFSYYFFAHFLVTVQSGFLALYFQYRSILVFIYLAIFIWVIVKLDRFAKDQLSQKLTQAQNERIAYLENYNQSIEQLYREIRTVKHDSENILISLKDSIDSGDIDLITRVYDTVIQQSATSMMRTNYEISSLDNIKEAVIRSIMNSKLLEAQYLGIELYIEIPDVIDHLPIKLIDLIVLFTGLVDNAIETAKGSRRPFLSIAYFKQDNKQLFIIENSTKTNRVDIAKRFDAQQQNSAHFLTVLDSYPQITLSTKSDHYRLRQLLEMR, from the coding sequence ATGATGGTTATATACAGTATGGCTTTATTCTATGCTACCATCTTTATTAACAGCTGGGTCATTTTTGCAAAGGTTTCTGCTATTAAACTAAGCTGGAAACGGGTTAGCATTATAGGCATTAGTTTTGTAATTGCTAATATGATATTTGACAAAGTCATTTTGATTGACCAACTGTTCTTTATTATTGTTAGTTTGTTAAGTGCTCCGAAAAAGAAATTATTTGAGCATATGTTTAATGGTTTCTTTACTATCTTGATTGTCGAATTACTGTTTCGCGTCATCGGATCTTTCTTTTTACCAGCTGTCTTAGGATTTAGCATTGGTCAAATTAATAATAACCTTAAGCTTTTAGAGTTATGTTATCTTTTTGTATTACCAATATTTTATCTGTTTAGCTACATTTTCAGTATTGACTTAAGCTTAATAAGGTTTATCAGTGAAGATAAGATGAAAAAGTGGGTATTTTGGATGAATACTGCCATGTTTTCTTACTACTTTTTCGCCCATTTTTTGGTAACTGTGCAAAGCGGATTTCTTGCACTATATTTCCAGTACCGGTCTATTTTAGTATTTATTTATTTAGCTATTTTTATTTGGGTTATTGTGAAATTAGATCGATTTGCTAAAGATCAGCTGTCACAAAAATTAACACAAGCACAAAATGAACGTATTGCGTATCTTGAAAATTACAATCAATCGATTGAGCAACTTTACCGAGAAATCAGAACAGTTAAACATGATTCTGAAAATATTTTAATTAGTCTAAAAGATAGTATCGATAGTGGTGATATAGATCTGATTACTAGAGTTTATGACACGGTTATTCAGCAATCGGCAACTTCTATGATGCGCACAAATTATGAAATATCTTCTTTAGACAATATCAAAGAGGCTGTGATTCGCAGTATCATGAATTCCAAATTGCTTGAAGCTCAGTATTTGGGTATTGAACTTTATATTGAGATTCCAGATGTTATCGATCATTTACCTATTAAGTTAATCGACTTAATTGTACTTTTTACTGGACTAGTGGACAATGCTATTGAGACAGCCAAAGGCAGTAGACGTCCTTTTTTATCTATTGCATACTTTAAACAAGATAACAAGCAATTATTTATTATTGAAAATAGCACAAAAACCAATCGTGTGGATATAGCCAAACGCTTTGATGCTCAGCAGCAGAACTCAGCCCACTTTTTGACTGTTTTAGATAGTTACCCCCAAATAACGCTTTCGACTAAAAGTGACCATTATCGATTAAGACAATTGTTAGAAATGAGATAA
- a CDS encoding response regulator transcription factor has product MMNIFILEDDFIQQTRIESIVVGILKETRIPCNQLEVFSTPQKLFESIQERGDHQLYFLDIEIGEYTRCGLELAAAIRQKDPNAVIVFVTTHSEFAPISFKYKVSALDFIDKAGGQKQFKEQIEECIRYTYDMMSSRESKDMFLFETPQTRLKLPYKDILYFATATTPHKVCLWTQTERLEFYGNLSEIQAVAPKLFLCHRSYLVNLDKVVRIDKSKQLLYFENGDSCMVSRLKMKCLFERWEALR; this is encoded by the coding sequence ATGATGAACATTTTTATTCTTGAGGATGATTTTATCCAGCAGACACGCATAGAATCTATCGTAGTAGGCATCTTAAAAGAGACTAGAATACCATGTAATCAGCTTGAAGTGTTCTCGACTCCTCAAAAATTATTTGAGAGTATCCAAGAAAGAGGAGACCATCAGCTGTATTTTTTAGATATTGAAATTGGTGAATATACTCGTTGTGGGCTTGAATTAGCTGCAGCTATTCGACAAAAAGATCCTAATGCCGTTATTGTGTTTGTCACCACTCATTCAGAATTTGCTCCTATTTCTTTTAAATATAAGGTATCCGCTCTAGATTTTATTGATAAAGCAGGTGGTCAAAAACAGTTTAAAGAACAAATCGAAGAATGTATCCGATATACTTACGATATGATGTCTAGTCGTGAGTCAAAGGACATGTTTTTATTTGAGACTCCACAGACAAGATTAAAATTGCCCTATAAGGATATTTTATACTTTGCTACAGCCACAACTCCTCACAAAGTTTGTTTATGGACTCAGACAGAAAGATTAGAGTTTTATGGTAATCTATCTGAGATTCAAGCAGTAGCACCGAAACTTTTTTTGTGCCATAGATCCTACCTTGTGAATCTAGATAAGGTTGTTCGAATTGATAAGAGTAAGCAGCTCCTTTATTTCGAAAATGGTGATTCTTGTATGGTATCACGATTAAAAATGAAATGTCTGTTTGAACGGTGGGAGGCTCTTCGCTAA
- the rnpA gene encoding ribonuclease P protein component: MKKTYRVKREKDFQAIFKDGKSTANRKFVIYHLNRGQDHFRVGISVGKKIGNAVTRNAVKRKIRHVIMALGHQLKSEDFVVIARKGVESLEYQELQQNLHHVLKLAQLLEKGFESEEKH; encoded by the coding sequence TTGAAGAAGACCTATCGTGTCAAGCGTGAGAAAGATTTCCAAGCCATATTTAAGGATGGAAAAAGTACAGCAAATCGAAAATTTGTCATTTATCATTTAAATAGAGGCCAAGACCACTTCCGTGTGGGTATTTCTGTCGGTAAAAAAATAGGAAATGCAGTCACCAGAAATGCAGTCAAACGAAAGATACGTCATGTTATCATGGCATTAGGGCATCAGCTGAAGTCAGAGGATTTCGTGGTGATTGCCCGTAAGGGTGTCGAGTCTTTGGAGTATCAAGAGCTTCAACAAAATTTACATCATGTTTTAAAGTTAGCACAATTGCTTGAGAAAGGTTTTGAGAGTGAAGAAAAACATTAA
- a CDS encoding YidC/Oxa1 family membrane protein insertase — protein MRKVLRVKKNIKIARIVPLVLLLVACGRGEVTAQSSSGWDQLVYLFARAIQWLSFDGSIGVGIILFTLTIRLMLMPLFNMQIKSSQKMQDIQPELRELQRKYAGKDTQTRMKLAEESQALYKKYGVNPYASLLPLLIQMPVMIALFQALTRVSFLKTGTFLWVELAQHDHLYLLPVLAAVFTFLSTWLTNLAAKEKNVMMTVMIYVMPLMIFFMGFNLASGVVLYWTVSNAFQVVQLLLLNNPFKIIAERQRLANEEKERRLRERRARKKAMKRK, from the coding sequence TTGAGAAAGGTTTTGAGAGTGAAGAAAAACATTAAAATTGCAAGAATAGTCCCCTTAGTTCTATTATTAGTGGCCTGTGGTCGTGGTGAGGTAACGGCACAATCATCTAGTGGTTGGGACCAGTTGGTTTACTTATTTGCCAGAGCAATTCAATGGCTTTCCTTTGATGGTTCAATTGGTGTTGGCATTATTCTTTTTACCCTTACTATCCGTCTCATGCTCATGCCTTTGTTTAACATGCAAATCAAATCAAGCCAGAAGATGCAAGACATCCAACCTGAGCTTAGAGAATTGCAAAGGAAATACGCTGGTAAAGACACACAAACGCGGATGAAGTTGGCTGAAGAAAGTCAAGCCCTTTACAAAAAATATGGGGTTAACCCTTATGCTAGTCTCTTACCCCTCTTAATTCAGATGCCAGTTATGATTGCCTTATTCCAAGCCTTGACACGGGTATCTTTCTTAAAAACAGGGACTTTCTTGTGGGTGGAATTGGCACAACATGATCATTTGTACCTTTTACCAGTTTTGGCAGCTGTCTTCACTTTCTTGTCCACTTGGTTGACCAATCTAGCGGCTAAAGAAAAAAATGTCATGATGACTGTTATGATTTATGTGATGCCGCTAATGATCTTTTTCATGGGCTTTAACTTGGCTAGTGGAGTAGTGCTCTATTGGACGGTCTCCAATGCCTTTCAAGTGGTACAACTACTGTTATTAAACAATCCTTTTAAGATTATTGCGGAAAGACAACGTCTTGCCAATGAAGAAAAAGAACGCCGTCTTCGTGAACGTCGTGCTCGTAAAAAAGCAATGAAGAGAAAATAG
- the jag gene encoding RNA-binding cell elongation regulator Jag/EloR: MVLFTGKTVEEAIETGLQELGLSRLKAHIKVISKEKKGFLGFGKKPAQVDIEGISDKTVYKADKKATRGVPEDINRQNTPAVNSADVEPEEIKATQRLEAEDTKVVPLMSEDSPAQTPSNLAETVTETKAQQPSIPVEESEVPQDAGNDGFSKDIEKAAQEVSDYVTKIIYEMDIEATVETSNNRRQINLQIETPEAGRVIGYHGKVLKSLQLLAQNFLHDRYSKNFSVSLNVHDYVEHRTETLIDFTQKVAKRVLESGQDYTMDPMSNSERKIVHKTVSSIEGVDSYSEGNDPNRYVVVSLQR; encoded by the coding sequence ATGGTATTATTTACAGGAAAAACAGTCGAAGAAGCTATCGAAACAGGACTTCAAGAGTTAGGGTTATCACGCCTTAAAGCGCATATCAAAGTCATTTCAAAAGAGAAAAAAGGTTTCCTCGGGTTTGGTAAAAAGCCAGCCCAAGTTGATATCGAAGGTATCAGCGACAAGACGGTTTATAAGGCTGATAAAAAAGCCACTCGAGGTGTTCCAGAGGATATTAATCGTCAAAATACTCCCGCGGTCAATTCTGCTGATGTAGAACCTGAAGAAATAAAAGCCACTCAAAGGTTAGAAGCAGAAGATACCAAAGTGGTTCCTCTCATGTCTGAAGATAGTCCAGCGCAAACCCCTTCTAATCTTGCTGAGACAGTCACTGAAACAAAAGCACAACAACCGTCAATCCCAGTCGAAGAATCAGAAGTGCCCCAAGATGCTGGTAATGATGGTTTCAGCAAAGATATTGAAAAAGCTGCTCAGGAAGTGTCCGATTATGTGACTAAAATTATCTATGAAATGGATATCGAAGCTACCGTTGAAACCAGCAACAATCGTCGCCAAATCAATTTGCAGATTGAAACGCCAGAGGCGGGACGTGTGATTGGTTACCATGGTAAGGTCTTGAAATCCTTGCAGTTGTTAGCTCAAAATTTCTTGCACGACCGCTATTCAAAAAATTTTTCAGTATCCTTGAATGTCCATGATTATGTGGAACATCGAACAGAAACCTTGATTGACTTTACGCAAAAAGTTGCCAAACGCGTTTTGGAATCTGGTCAAGATTACACCATGGATCCCATGAGTAACAGTGAGCGTAAAATCGTTCATAAAACCGTTTCATCCATTGAAGGGGTTGATAGTTATTCTGAAGGCAATGACCCTAACCGCTATGTGGTAGTCAGTCTTCAACGTTAG